In Streptomyces sp. NBC_00448, the following are encoded in one genomic region:
- a CDS encoding sensor histidine kinase, whose protein sequence is MNAERTARSNGSEPPHGIPRAPAHVRVRPPAAPGGEQAKDERFQQLQHYLPYGGLAVSLVLAVGLGPYRALYIGVAVGLSAGAALWLRFMDVPYPTPAGRQGRAIVFYAGLMAFIVGLILLNPFFGFFGFTGYLQAALLPRWLRPPAIAVNAAAMALSQVGGVRNLHGEGVAAYVGLVLVNMLVAGAITYQGIEEDQRSRRRARMIDELAEANRRLRETMAENAGLHAQLVTQAREAGILDERQRMAGEIHDTIAQGLTGIVTQLEAADRFDADPKRRTRHLELARRLARESLAEARRSVQALRPGPLDTAAHLPGALGDLAEQWTQTSGIAVRFEVTGDAVPLPPALEVALFRTAQEGLANIAKHAGASRAGMTLSYTHEVVVLDVLDDGTGFDAAACERAEPRADGHGFGLTAMRQRLRQVGGSLAIESAPGDGTVLSAGVPAVPLAPGPADPGPGPADRATSDGRTVPERPVPTSPIGPSRTGAGHRSIMENGV, encoded by the coding sequence GTGAACGCGGAGCGGACAGCGCGCAGCAACGGCTCGGAGCCGCCCCACGGCATCCCGCGGGCGCCCGCCCACGTGCGGGTGCGCCCGCCGGCCGCACCCGGCGGCGAGCAGGCGAAGGACGAGCGCTTCCAGCAGCTCCAGCACTACCTGCCCTACGGCGGGCTCGCCGTCTCGCTGGTGCTGGCGGTCGGCCTGGGGCCCTACCGCGCGCTGTACATCGGGGTGGCGGTGGGCCTGTCGGCGGGCGCCGCGCTGTGGCTGCGGTTCATGGACGTGCCGTACCCGACGCCCGCCGGGCGCCAGGGCCGGGCGATCGTCTTCTACGCCGGGCTGATGGCCTTCATCGTGGGCCTGATCCTGCTCAACCCGTTCTTCGGCTTCTTCGGCTTCACCGGCTACCTCCAAGCGGCCCTGCTGCCACGGTGGTTGCGGCCGCCGGCCATCGCGGTCAACGCGGCGGCGATGGCCCTCAGCCAGGTCGGCGGCGTCCGCAACCTGCACGGCGAGGGCGTCGCCGCGTACGTCGGGCTGGTCCTGGTCAACATGCTCGTCGCCGGTGCCATCACCTACCAGGGCATCGAGGAGGACCAGCGCAGCCGGCGGCGGGCCAGGATGATCGACGAGCTGGCCGAGGCCAACCGGCGGCTGCGCGAGACGATGGCCGAGAACGCCGGCCTGCACGCCCAACTGGTCACCCAGGCGCGGGAGGCCGGCATCCTCGACGAGCGGCAGCGGATGGCCGGCGAGATCCACGACACCATCGCGCAGGGCCTGACCGGCATCGTCACCCAACTGGAGGCCGCCGACCGGTTCGACGCCGACCCGAAGCGCCGCACCCGGCACCTGGAACTGGCCCGGCGGCTGGCCCGGGAGTCGCTGGCCGAGGCCCGCCGCTCGGTGCAGGCGCTGCGGCCCGGCCCGCTGGACACCGCCGCCCACCTGCCCGGCGCCCTCGGCGACCTCGCCGAGCAGTGGACCCAGACCTCCGGGATCGCGGTCCGCTTCGAGGTCACCGGCGACGCCGTACCGCTGCCGCCCGCGCTGGAGGTCGCGCTGTTCCGCACCGCCCAGGAGGGCCTGGCCAACATCGCCAAGCACGCCGGAGCGTCCCGGGCCGGGATGACCCTCTCCTACACCCACGAGGTCGTCGTCCTCGACGTCCTTGACGACGGCACCGGTTTCGACGCCGCCGCGTGCGAGCGGGCCGAGCCGCGCGCGGACGGCCACGGCTTCGGGCTCACCGCGATGCGGCAGCGGCTGCGCCAGGTCGGCGGCTCCCTGGCGATCGAGAGCGCGCCGGGCGACGGGACGGTGCTCAGCGCCGGCGTGCCGGCGGTGCCCCTGGCGCCCGGCCCCGCCGACCCTGGTCCCGGCCCCGCCGACCGCGCGACGTCTGACGGCCGTACGGTCCCGGAGCGGCCCGTCCCGACCAGCCCCATCGGCCCTTCC